The following proteins come from a genomic window of Castor canadensis chromosome 17, mCasCan1.hap1v2, whole genome shotgun sequence:
- the Ccdc154 gene encoding coiled-coil domain-containing protein 154 isoform X3, with product MRPLVQTPVPPHQRKITAQPGCLLAELAGSILSGVSPPSQPSTITLEDLELLLTEGLASPDPLSLGTSERYESSGLASSSSVPEQDNSKCQKQLEQRVADLQAEVTCLRGHKERCEHATLGLLRELLQVRARVQLQASELRQLRQEVQQLARASEEPLEFPRPQNQNQMQSLDKRLVEVREALTQIRKTQALQDSERKGTEQEANLRLTKLTGLLRQEEQGREAACSALQKSQEDTSQKVDHEVAKMQAQVTKLGEEMSLRFLKREAKLCSFLQKSFLVLEQRMKALESMRLRAEGSLREELDGRWQKLKELTEERMRTLWAQHEQGEEDHLLEQCRGLDAAVVQLTKFVRQNQVSLNRVLLAEQKAREAKVSLEESQAGELASYVQENLEAVQLAGKLAQQKTQGTLEMLLEKSQSLEGLVTELARQLQDLSDHCLALSWRLDLQEQTLGLKLSQAKTEWEGTERKSLEDLARLLKEIATQLRTVQEKVDSLPRQIEGVSDKCILRKSDADLKISAESKAREFAVGAMKQELTTLLSSVQLLKEDNPGRKIAEIQGKLATFQKQIIKLENNIQANKTIQNLKFNTETKLRTEEIATLRESVLRLWSEEGPWPLTLGSKRVLMSLVAAVESCLHESGGPAEAQCHLPPRVCTPACISDPFPEINMLTLVPVKPESSPGPVGLTRG from the exons atgaggcctttagttcaaaccccagtacccccccaccaaagaaaaataacagcTCAGCCAGGGTGCCTTCTTGCAGAGCTGGCTGGCAGCATCTTGTCAGGGGTGTCACCCCCCTCACAGCCGAGCACCATCACACTGGAGGACCTGGAGCTCCTCCTGACTGAAGGCCTGGCCAGCCCTGATCCCTTGAGTCTGGGGACCTCCGAGAGGTATGAGTCCAGTGGCCTGGCATCCAGTTCCTCTGTCCCCGAGCAGGATAATTCCAAGTGCCAGAAGCAACTGGAGCAGCG GGTGGCCGACCTGCAGGCCGAGGTGACATGCCTGCGAGGACATAAGGAGCGCTGTGAGCACGCCACGCTGGGCCTGCTGCGGGAGCTGTTGCAGGTGCGTGCTCGCGTGCAGCTGCAGGCCTCGGAGCTCcggcagctgaggcaggaagtgCAACAGTTGGCCCGGGCTTCCGAGGAGCCACTGGAG TTCCCTAGGCCACAGAACCAAAACCAGATGCAGTCCCTGGATAAAAG GCTGGTGGAGGTCCGGGAAGCCTTGACCCAAATCAGGAAGACCCAGGCGCTGCAGGACTCGGAGCGGAAGGGCACTGAACAGGAGGCAAACCTAAG GCTGACCAAGCTGACAGGCTTGCTGAGACAAGAGGAGCAGGGCCGGGAAGCGGCCTGCAGTGCCCTGCAGAAGAGCCAGGAGGACACCAGCCAGAAGGTGGACCATGAGGTGGCCAAGATGCAG GCCCAAGTGACCAAGCTTGGCGAGGAGATGAGCCTCCGGTTCCTGAAGAGGGAGGCCAAGCTGTGCAGCTTCCTGCAGAAGAGCTTCCTGGTCCTGGAGCAG AGGATGAAAGCTTTGGAGAGTATGCGGCTGAGGGCAGAGGGCAGTCTGCGGGAGGAGCTGGATGGCCGCTGGCAGAAGCTGAAGGAGCTGACTGAGGAGCGCATGCGAACCCTCTGGGCACAACACGAG CAGGGGGAGGAGGACCACCTATTGGAGCAGTGCCGGGGTTTGGATGCAGCCGTGGTCCAGCTGACCAAGTTCGTGCGGCAGAACCAGGTGTCACTGAACCGTGTCCTGCTGGCTGAACAGAAGGCCCG GGAGGCCAAGGTGAGCTTGGAGGAGAGCCAGGCTGGGGAGCTGGCCTCGTACGTGCAGGAGAATCTGGAAGCTGTGCAGCTGGCTGGCAAGCTGGCTCAGCAGAAGACGCAAGGCACACTGGAGATG CTCCTAGAGAAGAGCCAGTCCCTTGAAGGTTTGGTGACTGAGCTGGCTCGGCAGCTGCAGGACCTGAGtgaccactgcctggccctgaGCTGGAGACTGGACCTGCAGGAGCAGACACTTGGCCTAAAGCTGTCCCAG GCAAAGACTGAGTGGGAAGGTACAGAGAGGAAGTCCTTGGAGGACCTGGCCAGGTTGCTAAAGGAGATTGCAACCCAGCTGCGGACAGTGCAGGAGAAGGTGGACAGCCTTCCCCGGCAG ATAGAAGGTGTTTCAGACAAGTGCATCCTCCGCAAGAGCGATGCGGACCTGAAGATCTCAGCTGAAAGCAAGGCTAG AGAGTTCGCTGTTGGTGCCATGAAGCAGGAGCTGACCACCCTGCTGTCATCTGTGCAGCTGCTGAAGGAGGACAACCCCGGGCGGAAGATTGCCGAGATCCAGGGCAAACTGGCCACG TTTCAGAAGCAAattataaaattggaaaataacATCCAAGCCAACAAGACCATCCAGAACCTGAAGTTTAATACAGAGACCAAGCTG CGCACAGAGGAGATCGCGACCCTAAGGGAGAGTGTGCTGCGCCTGTGGAGCGAGGAGGGCCCCTGGCCGCTGACGCTGGGCAGCAAGCGGGTGCTGATGTCCCTG GTGGCTGCAGTGGAAAGCTGTCTTCATGAATCTGGTGGCCCGGCGGAGGCCCAGTGTCATCTCCCACCTAGAGTCTGCACCCCAGCTTGCATCTCTGACCCCTTCCCAGAAATAAACATGCTAACTCTTGTGCCTGTGAAGCCAGAGTCCTCCCCGGGCCCTGTGGGGCTGACAAGGGGATAG
- the Ccdc154 gene encoding coiled-coil domain-containing protein 154 isoform X1 — translation MRPLVQTPVPPHQRKITAQPGCLLAELAGSILSGVSPPSQPSTITLEDLELLLTEGLASPDPLSLGTSERYESSGLASSSSVPEQDNSKCQKQLEQRVADLQAEVTCLRGHKERCEHATLGLLRELLQVRARVQLQASELRQLRQEVQQLARASEEPLEFPRPQNQNQMQSLDKRLVEVREALTQIRKTQALQDSERKGTEQEANLRLTKLTGLLRQEEQGREAACSALQKSQEDTSQKVDHEVAKMQAQVTKLGEEMSLRFLKREAKLCSFLQKSFLVLEQRMKALESMRLRAEGSLREELDGRWQKLKELTEERMRTLWAQHEQGEEDHLLEQCRGLDAAVVQLTKFVRQNQVSLNRVLLAEQKAREAKVSLEESQAGELASYVQENLEAVQLAGKLAQQKTQGTLEMLLEKSQSLEGLVTELARQLQDLSDHCLALSWRLDLQEQTLGLKLSQAKTEWEGTERKSLEDLARLLKEIATQLRTVQEKVDSLPRQIEGVSDKCILRKSDADLKISAESKAREFAVGAMKQELTTLLSSVQLLKEDNPGRKIAEIQGKLATFQKQIIKLENNIQANKTIQNLKFNTETKLRTEEIATLRESVLRLWSEEGPWPLTLGSKRVLMSLVRQRFFVKGVAPGELIPVNCWGVYQAVRWLQWKAVFMNLVARRRPSVISHLESAPQLASLTPSQK, via the exons atgaggcctttagttcaaaccccagtacccccccaccaaagaaaaataacagcTCAGCCAGGGTGCCTTCTTGCAGAGCTGGCTGGCAGCATCTTGTCAGGGGTGTCACCCCCCTCACAGCCGAGCACCATCACACTGGAGGACCTGGAGCTCCTCCTGACTGAAGGCCTGGCCAGCCCTGATCCCTTGAGTCTGGGGACCTCCGAGAGGTATGAGTCCAGTGGCCTGGCATCCAGTTCCTCTGTCCCCGAGCAGGATAATTCCAAGTGCCAGAAGCAACTGGAGCAGCG GGTGGCCGACCTGCAGGCCGAGGTGACATGCCTGCGAGGACATAAGGAGCGCTGTGAGCACGCCACGCTGGGCCTGCTGCGGGAGCTGTTGCAGGTGCGTGCTCGCGTGCAGCTGCAGGCCTCGGAGCTCcggcagctgaggcaggaagtgCAACAGTTGGCCCGGGCTTCCGAGGAGCCACTGGAG TTCCCTAGGCCACAGAACCAAAACCAGATGCAGTCCCTGGATAAAAG GCTGGTGGAGGTCCGGGAAGCCTTGACCCAAATCAGGAAGACCCAGGCGCTGCAGGACTCGGAGCGGAAGGGCACTGAACAGGAGGCAAACCTAAG GCTGACCAAGCTGACAGGCTTGCTGAGACAAGAGGAGCAGGGCCGGGAAGCGGCCTGCAGTGCCCTGCAGAAGAGCCAGGAGGACACCAGCCAGAAGGTGGACCATGAGGTGGCCAAGATGCAG GCCCAAGTGACCAAGCTTGGCGAGGAGATGAGCCTCCGGTTCCTGAAGAGGGAGGCCAAGCTGTGCAGCTTCCTGCAGAAGAGCTTCCTGGTCCTGGAGCAG AGGATGAAAGCTTTGGAGAGTATGCGGCTGAGGGCAGAGGGCAGTCTGCGGGAGGAGCTGGATGGCCGCTGGCAGAAGCTGAAGGAGCTGACTGAGGAGCGCATGCGAACCCTCTGGGCACAACACGAG CAGGGGGAGGAGGACCACCTATTGGAGCAGTGCCGGGGTTTGGATGCAGCCGTGGTCCAGCTGACCAAGTTCGTGCGGCAGAACCAGGTGTCACTGAACCGTGTCCTGCTGGCTGAACAGAAGGCCCG GGAGGCCAAGGTGAGCTTGGAGGAGAGCCAGGCTGGGGAGCTGGCCTCGTACGTGCAGGAGAATCTGGAAGCTGTGCAGCTGGCTGGCAAGCTGGCTCAGCAGAAGACGCAAGGCACACTGGAGATG CTCCTAGAGAAGAGCCAGTCCCTTGAAGGTTTGGTGACTGAGCTGGCTCGGCAGCTGCAGGACCTGAGtgaccactgcctggccctgaGCTGGAGACTGGACCTGCAGGAGCAGACACTTGGCCTAAAGCTGTCCCAG GCAAAGACTGAGTGGGAAGGTACAGAGAGGAAGTCCTTGGAGGACCTGGCCAGGTTGCTAAAGGAGATTGCAACCCAGCTGCGGACAGTGCAGGAGAAGGTGGACAGCCTTCCCCGGCAG ATAGAAGGTGTTTCAGACAAGTGCATCCTCCGCAAGAGCGATGCGGACCTGAAGATCTCAGCTGAAAGCAAGGCTAG AGAGTTCGCTGTTGGTGCCATGAAGCAGGAGCTGACCACCCTGCTGTCATCTGTGCAGCTGCTGAAGGAGGACAACCCCGGGCGGAAGATTGCCGAGATCCAGGGCAAACTGGCCACG TTTCAGAAGCAAattataaaattggaaaataacATCCAAGCCAACAAGACCATCCAGAACCTGAAGTTTAATACAGAGACCAAGCTG CGCACAGAGGAGATCGCGACCCTAAGGGAGAGTGTGCTGCGCCTGTGGAGCGAGGAGGGCCCCTGGCCGCTGACGCTGGGCAGCAAGCGGGTGCTGATGTCCCTGGTGAGGCAGCGGTTCTTTGTCAAGGGCGTGGCCCCTGGAGAGCTGATTCCTGTCAACTGCTGGGGTGTTTATCAGGCTGTGAG GTGGCTGCAGTGGAAAGCTGTCTTCATGAATCTGGTGGCCCGGCGGAGGCCCAGTGTCATCTCCCACCTAGAGTCTGCACCCCAGCTTGCATCTCTGACCCCTTCCCAGAAATAA
- the Ccdc154 gene encoding coiled-coil domain-containing protein 154 isoform X2, producing MRPLVQTPVPPHQRKITAQPGCLLAELAGSILSGVSPPSQPSTITLEDLELLLTEGLASPDPLSLGTSERYESSGLASSSSVPEQDNSKCQKQLEQRVADLQAEVTCLRGHKERCEHATLGLLRELLQVRARVQLQASELRQLRQEVQQLARASEEPLEFPRPQNQNQMQSLDKRLVEVREALTQIRKTQALQDSERKGTEQEANLRLTKLTGLLRQEEQGREAACSALQKSQEDTSQKVDHEVAKMQAQVTKLGEEMSLRFLKREAKLCSFLQKSFLVLEQRMKALESMRLRAEGSLREELDGRWQKLKELTEERMRTLWAQHEGEEDHLLEQCRGLDAAVVQLTKFVRQNQVSLNRVLLAEQKAREAKVSLEESQAGELASYVQENLEAVQLAGKLAQQKTQGTLEMLLEKSQSLEGLVTELARQLQDLSDHCLALSWRLDLQEQTLGLKLSQAKTEWEGTERKSLEDLARLLKEIATQLRTVQEKVDSLPRQIEGVSDKCILRKSDADLKISAESKAREFAVGAMKQELTTLLSSVQLLKEDNPGRKIAEIQGKLATFQKQIIKLENNIQANKTIQNLKFNTETKLRTEEIATLRESVLRLWSEEGPWPLTLGSKRVLMSLVRQRFFVKGVAPGELIPVNCWGVYQAVRWLQWKAVFMNLVARRRPSVISHLESAPQLASLTPSQK from the exons atgaggcctttagttcaaaccccagtacccccccaccaaagaaaaataacagcTCAGCCAGGGTGCCTTCTTGCAGAGCTGGCTGGCAGCATCTTGTCAGGGGTGTCACCCCCCTCACAGCCGAGCACCATCACACTGGAGGACCTGGAGCTCCTCCTGACTGAAGGCCTGGCCAGCCCTGATCCCTTGAGTCTGGGGACCTCCGAGAGGTATGAGTCCAGTGGCCTGGCATCCAGTTCCTCTGTCCCCGAGCAGGATAATTCCAAGTGCCAGAAGCAACTGGAGCAGCG GGTGGCCGACCTGCAGGCCGAGGTGACATGCCTGCGAGGACATAAGGAGCGCTGTGAGCACGCCACGCTGGGCCTGCTGCGGGAGCTGTTGCAGGTGCGTGCTCGCGTGCAGCTGCAGGCCTCGGAGCTCcggcagctgaggcaggaagtgCAACAGTTGGCCCGGGCTTCCGAGGAGCCACTGGAG TTCCCTAGGCCACAGAACCAAAACCAGATGCAGTCCCTGGATAAAAG GCTGGTGGAGGTCCGGGAAGCCTTGACCCAAATCAGGAAGACCCAGGCGCTGCAGGACTCGGAGCGGAAGGGCACTGAACAGGAGGCAAACCTAAG GCTGACCAAGCTGACAGGCTTGCTGAGACAAGAGGAGCAGGGCCGGGAAGCGGCCTGCAGTGCCCTGCAGAAGAGCCAGGAGGACACCAGCCAGAAGGTGGACCATGAGGTGGCCAAGATGCAG GCCCAAGTGACCAAGCTTGGCGAGGAGATGAGCCTCCGGTTCCTGAAGAGGGAGGCCAAGCTGTGCAGCTTCCTGCAGAAGAGCTTCCTGGTCCTGGAGCAG AGGATGAAAGCTTTGGAGAGTATGCGGCTGAGGGCAGAGGGCAGTCTGCGGGAGGAGCTGGATGGCCGCTGGCAGAAGCTGAAGGAGCTGACTGAGGAGCGCATGCGAACCCTCTGGGCACAACACGAG GGGGAGGAGGACCACCTATTGGAGCAGTGCCGGGGTTTGGATGCAGCCGTGGTCCAGCTGACCAAGTTCGTGCGGCAGAACCAGGTGTCACTGAACCGTGTCCTGCTGGCTGAACAGAAGGCCCG GGAGGCCAAGGTGAGCTTGGAGGAGAGCCAGGCTGGGGAGCTGGCCTCGTACGTGCAGGAGAATCTGGAAGCTGTGCAGCTGGCTGGCAAGCTGGCTCAGCAGAAGACGCAAGGCACACTGGAGATG CTCCTAGAGAAGAGCCAGTCCCTTGAAGGTTTGGTGACTGAGCTGGCTCGGCAGCTGCAGGACCTGAGtgaccactgcctggccctgaGCTGGAGACTGGACCTGCAGGAGCAGACACTTGGCCTAAAGCTGTCCCAG GCAAAGACTGAGTGGGAAGGTACAGAGAGGAAGTCCTTGGAGGACCTGGCCAGGTTGCTAAAGGAGATTGCAACCCAGCTGCGGACAGTGCAGGAGAAGGTGGACAGCCTTCCCCGGCAG ATAGAAGGTGTTTCAGACAAGTGCATCCTCCGCAAGAGCGATGCGGACCTGAAGATCTCAGCTGAAAGCAAGGCTAG AGAGTTCGCTGTTGGTGCCATGAAGCAGGAGCTGACCACCCTGCTGTCATCTGTGCAGCTGCTGAAGGAGGACAACCCCGGGCGGAAGATTGCCGAGATCCAGGGCAAACTGGCCACG TTTCAGAAGCAAattataaaattggaaaataacATCCAAGCCAACAAGACCATCCAGAACCTGAAGTTTAATACAGAGACCAAGCTG CGCACAGAGGAGATCGCGACCCTAAGGGAGAGTGTGCTGCGCCTGTGGAGCGAGGAGGGCCCCTGGCCGCTGACGCTGGGCAGCAAGCGGGTGCTGATGTCCCTGGTGAGGCAGCGGTTCTTTGTCAAGGGCGTGGCCCCTGGAGAGCTGATTCCTGTCAACTGCTGGGGTGTTTATCAGGCTGTGAG GTGGCTGCAGTGGAAAGCTGTCTTCATGAATCTGGTGGCCCGGCGGAGGCCCAGTGTCATCTCCCACCTAGAGTCTGCACCCCAGCTTGCATCTCTGACCCCTTCCCAGAAATAA
- the Ccdc154 gene encoding coiled-coil domain-containing protein 154 isoform X4 produces MRPLVQTPVPPHQRKITAQPGCLLAELAGSILSGVSPPSQPSTITLEDLELLLTEGLASPDPLSLGTSERYESSGLASSSSVPEQDNSKCQKQLEQRVADLQAEVTCLRGHKERCEHATLGLLRELLQVRARVQLQASELRQLRQEVQQLARASEEPLEFPRPQNQNQMQSLDKRLVEVREALTQIRKTQALQDSERKGTEQEANLRLTKLTGLLRQEEQGREAACSALQKSQEDTSQKVDHEVAKMQAQVTKLGEEMSLRFLKREAKLCSFLQKSFLVLEQRMKALESMRLRAEGSLREELDGRWQKLKELTEERMRTLWAQHEQGEEDHLLEQCRGLDAAVVQLTKFVRQNQVSLNRVLLAEQKAREAKVSLEESQAGELASYVQENLEAVQLAGKLAQQKTQGTLEMLLEKSQSLEGLVTELARQLQDLSDHCLALSWRLDLQEQTLGLKLSQAKTEWEGTERKSLEDLARLLKEIATQLRTVQEKVDSLPRQIEGVSDKCILRKSDADLKISAESKAREFAVGAMKQELTTLLSSVQLLKEDNPGRKIAEIQGKLATFQKQIIKLENNIQANKTIQNLKFNTETKLGSR; encoded by the exons atgaggcctttagttcaaaccccagtacccccccaccaaagaaaaataacagcTCAGCCAGGGTGCCTTCTTGCAGAGCTGGCTGGCAGCATCTTGTCAGGGGTGTCACCCCCCTCACAGCCGAGCACCATCACACTGGAGGACCTGGAGCTCCTCCTGACTGAAGGCCTGGCCAGCCCTGATCCCTTGAGTCTGGGGACCTCCGAGAGGTATGAGTCCAGTGGCCTGGCATCCAGTTCCTCTGTCCCCGAGCAGGATAATTCCAAGTGCCAGAAGCAACTGGAGCAGCG GGTGGCCGACCTGCAGGCCGAGGTGACATGCCTGCGAGGACATAAGGAGCGCTGTGAGCACGCCACGCTGGGCCTGCTGCGGGAGCTGTTGCAGGTGCGTGCTCGCGTGCAGCTGCAGGCCTCGGAGCTCcggcagctgaggcaggaagtgCAACAGTTGGCCCGGGCTTCCGAGGAGCCACTGGAG TTCCCTAGGCCACAGAACCAAAACCAGATGCAGTCCCTGGATAAAAG GCTGGTGGAGGTCCGGGAAGCCTTGACCCAAATCAGGAAGACCCAGGCGCTGCAGGACTCGGAGCGGAAGGGCACTGAACAGGAGGCAAACCTAAG GCTGACCAAGCTGACAGGCTTGCTGAGACAAGAGGAGCAGGGCCGGGAAGCGGCCTGCAGTGCCCTGCAGAAGAGCCAGGAGGACACCAGCCAGAAGGTGGACCATGAGGTGGCCAAGATGCAG GCCCAAGTGACCAAGCTTGGCGAGGAGATGAGCCTCCGGTTCCTGAAGAGGGAGGCCAAGCTGTGCAGCTTCCTGCAGAAGAGCTTCCTGGTCCTGGAGCAG AGGATGAAAGCTTTGGAGAGTATGCGGCTGAGGGCAGAGGGCAGTCTGCGGGAGGAGCTGGATGGCCGCTGGCAGAAGCTGAAGGAGCTGACTGAGGAGCGCATGCGAACCCTCTGGGCACAACACGAG CAGGGGGAGGAGGACCACCTATTGGAGCAGTGCCGGGGTTTGGATGCAGCCGTGGTCCAGCTGACCAAGTTCGTGCGGCAGAACCAGGTGTCACTGAACCGTGTCCTGCTGGCTGAACAGAAGGCCCG GGAGGCCAAGGTGAGCTTGGAGGAGAGCCAGGCTGGGGAGCTGGCCTCGTACGTGCAGGAGAATCTGGAAGCTGTGCAGCTGGCTGGCAAGCTGGCTCAGCAGAAGACGCAAGGCACACTGGAGATG CTCCTAGAGAAGAGCCAGTCCCTTGAAGGTTTGGTGACTGAGCTGGCTCGGCAGCTGCAGGACCTGAGtgaccactgcctggccctgaGCTGGAGACTGGACCTGCAGGAGCAGACACTTGGCCTAAAGCTGTCCCAG GCAAAGACTGAGTGGGAAGGTACAGAGAGGAAGTCCTTGGAGGACCTGGCCAGGTTGCTAAAGGAGATTGCAACCCAGCTGCGGACAGTGCAGGAGAAGGTGGACAGCCTTCCCCGGCAG ATAGAAGGTGTTTCAGACAAGTGCATCCTCCGCAAGAGCGATGCGGACCTGAAGATCTCAGCTGAAAGCAAGGCTAG AGAGTTCGCTGTTGGTGCCATGAAGCAGGAGCTGACCACCCTGCTGTCATCTGTGCAGCTGCTGAAGGAGGACAACCCCGGGCGGAAGATTGCCGAGATCCAGGGCAAACTGGCCACG TTTCAGAAGCAAattataaaattggaaaataacATCCAAGCCAACAAGACCATCCAGAACCTGAAGTTTAATACAGAGACCAAGCTG GGCTCCCGGTAA